GCGCAGGTCGGTGATGTCTTGGGCGGTGCCTACCAGGCGGGCGGGGGTCTCGGACTCGCCGTCGAACATCACGCAGGCATTGCAGCGCATTGCCCGCTCGGAGCCACTCGAGTGCAATAGATTGGACACCCACTCAATAAACGGGCTGCTCCGTTGGGCGTGGGCAATTAGCCCCCGGATGCGTTCAAACTCGCCCTCCTCCATTCTCTCCTGAATCGACGCCAGGGGAATCTCATTCTCGGTGGGGTCCAACCCAAGGAGGTGAGCCATCTCCTCAGAGACCGTGAAAGTCTGTCTTGCCCGGTTCCATTCCCAGCTTCCAATGCGCGCCAGACGCTCCGCCTGCGCCAACATGCGCTCGCGGGTCGACACTTCCTGAAGAATTTCGCGGCGTTCCTGAACCTCGCGCGCAAGTTCGTCGCTGCGCGCCTCTTCGGCTTGTCGCGCCAGATAGAGTTCCTGGAAAACGTAGAATAGGCCGATGAACGTAAAAATATAGCCTGCCAGCGATATAACACGGGAAAGCAACGACCGCAGTTCTTGTCCATCCGACAGCGTATACCAGTGCGCAATGGAGTCAATCCGGCCGATTTCCTGAAAGCACCAGCCAAGGACTATCGCGCTCACCCCAAGTGTAAGACTGAAGCGCAACGATTGCCGGCGAGCGACAGAGTAAACGGCAAAGAGGATGGACGCGCAACACAATACTCGGGCCACGATACCAATGAGGACATCGGTCTCAAGAGCGATCCGGTCAGGTGAGCGGCCCACCCACCGGATAATCTCGATGAGGGCTCCCAGGACAACCAGCCCGTAAACCCACCGGGGCACGCCGGCTTGAGAGGATTTTTCCGGTCTGAGAGCTATCGCCATCTGGCCCCCTTGTTTGCGCACCGTCCCAGAGAACGTGCGTACTGTGGCCCATGCCTCAATCCAAATCCGCTAGCTGCCTTCCCCCTCCACGCCAGCTTAGCAGATATCGGCGATCAAAGAAAGTGCATTATGCGAATTCTTCTTCAACAAAGAAATTGCGCGCAGAACGGATCGTCGCCGTGTACTTCTGCGCGCATGGGCCATTCAAACCGGCTCTAATCAGCATCGCTCATCGAAGGAGGTCGGGCTAGGCGGCGTCTTTGGATTTCTTTCGGCGGCTGCCTTGCTTACTGGCGGCGCGCAATTCGGCAAAGGCCGCCTCGGCGCATGGAGGGCAATAGCCGTGACTTATGGATTCATCGGTGGCAGGGGTGGTAGCGGTGGCTACCCACACGCCGCCTATCCGAGTCTTGTGGCAAACGCAACACTGTACTTTCATGAGGTGGAACCCTTCTTTGCGCCGCGTAGCGGCATCTACCGGGTATGAAGCACACTTCATGCCAAAGCGGGATGCCGGGTGCGCCACGCTGGGAACCCGAGCTTAACTGGTTCAAATTCAGTCAATTATACAGACGAGACGAGAAAACGTATCATTCATTGTCAACCATATAGTCGATGCAACCAGGCAAAATATGCCACATGGCGGCAAGGCGCACCCAGCTTCGTCAACTGATTCCTTTGCAGTTGCGTATACGGTCTTGGATTGCGTACCCTATTCGCATCAATGGGCAACACGATGATTGAAGCGAAGAACCTCACCAAGCTCTACGGCTCCATCGCGGCGATACGCGATGTATCCTTCGAAGTCGAGCAGGGAGAAATCATTGGTTTTCTCGGTCCCAACGGTGCCGGGAAGAGTACGACCATGCGAATCCTGACCGGCTACACGCCCGCCACCAGCGGAACGGCGCGGATTGCGGGATTCTATATCGACGACGACCCCATCGAAGTGAAGCGGCGGGTCGGGTATATGCCGGAGAGCGTGCCGCTCTACGGAGAGATGTTGGTTGACTCCTATCTGACCTACGTCGCAGAAATTAAGAACGTTCCTCGCCGCCAAAGGCGAATCGAAGTGGATAGGGTAAAGGACCGCTGCGGCCTGTCCGACATGGGGAGACGCATCATTCGCAACCTCTCCAAAGGCTACCGGCAGCGGGTCGGACTTGCGCAAGCCCTCGTGGGCAATCCCCCTGTCTTGATTCTGGACGAGCCGACCGTGGGGCTGGACCCGCGCCAGATCGTGGATATCCGCACCATGATTAAGGACCTCGCCGAAGAGCACACGGTGCTGCTAAGCACGCACATCCTTCCGGAAGTCTCCATGTTGTGTGAGCGTGTCCTCATCATCAACAAGGGCCGAATTGTCGCGCAGGACACGATGGAGCATCTGACCGGAGGCAAGCGCGGCAAGAGCCTGGAAGACGTGTTCGTGGAAGTAGTCGCCAAGGACGAGGAAGCGACATGAGAAACACGTGGGCGGTCTGCAAACGCGAATTCTCGAGCTTCTTCGTCACGCCCGTAGGGTATGTCGTCGTGGCGACGTTCGCAGCCATTTCCGGGGCGGCGTTTTCGGGCGTATTCACGGGCTTCTGCAAGATCACGCAGTCCCCGAACTCCTATGGCTACGAAGGCATACCCAATTTCGAGGAGTTGATGCTCAGCCCCTATCTCGTCTTTTGCGGACAGTTGATCCTCTTCATTGGACCCTTGATTACCATGCGCCTCCTTGCCGAAGAACGGAACCGGGGAACGCTTGAACTACTTCTCACGCACCCACTTCGCGACAGAGAGATCATCTTCGGGAAGTACTTGGCCTCCCTGGGGATCGTCCTGGTGCTGATGATGGTCGTCGGCGTGCACATGGTCTTGATGGCTCGCCACACCGAAGTGGAACCGGTTGTACTGGTCTTCGGGTTGTTGACGGTCTTTCTCATGAGCGCGGCTTTCATGAGCCTGGGGCTCTTCGTCTCGTCGGTAACCGGCAACCAAATTACGGCAGGGACACTGACGTTCGGTCTATGGTTCGTCTCGTACATCCTGGGAACCTATGGATCGGATCTCCCGCCGGACGTCTCCGTGCCCGCGAACTGGGGACAGAGTATCCAGCTCGCAGCGAACTTCTTCTACCATATCTTCCGGCAGTTGGTGGTGCAATTGCCTCTGGATGCGCATGCCCAGGAAATGGCTCAGGGCGCGCTGAGACCCAAAGACATCGCGTACTATGTACTCTTCTCGTCGTTCTTCCTGTTCCTGACGTTCCGCTCGCTTGAAGCGCGGCGTTGGAGGGCTTAGGTATGCGAATCGCACGCATTCTTGCAGCCGCTGCCGCCGTACTGAGCCTCACATTCGCTCTCAACATCCTTGTGCTTCAACGGGACTTGTTTGCGTCGCGCATTATCACGCTACTAATCGTTGCCGGGGCCAGCGGATGCCTATGGATTATTCTCTCGCTGGTCGCGATGGCGGGAGTATCGCAGAAGCGAAAGAATATTCAGGCATTGAATGGAATCATCGCTTCGGCAGTGTTCTTTGCGATTTGCGTGGTGCTATATGCCTTCGCGAACCGTTGGGACCGCACATGGGACCTTACTCAGGAAGGCCGCGCCGAGTTGGCGCCGCAGACCGTGCAAGTGCTCAAGGGCCTTACGCAAGACGTGACGGTAATTGGTCTGTTCACAAAGACCGACATTCGCGATCTTGACATCGCGCGAGAAAAAACGGCTCGGTTTCTAGAGCGTTGCCAGCGTCTCACCAATCACCTAAAGGTCGAGTTCTTCGATCCTCAAACGGAGCGCGCAAAACTGGAGGCCATGAAGCTCACGTATTTCGACCCGAACGGAACAGTTGTGCTGAAGTGTGGCACACGCAACAAGACAATCGGACTGAAGCTGCCGAATCCCAAACTGGAAGAAAGCGATTTCACGAACGCGCTCATCAATGTGCTGCGAGACTCGGCTCCCCTCGTAGGCTTCATATCGGGACACGGCGAGACGGAATTGAACACGCGGGACGGCGCCTACTTCAGGGCCCTCCTTGACTCCGAAGGCTATCAGTTCGAATCGGTTTCGATACGAACCAGCGGGCAAGGGCTTTCCCCGAGCAAGTATTCCGCGTTGGTAATCTACGGAATTGCCGAGGGGACAGGCGGAGATTTCTCACCAGAAGAACTCCAGGCGCTGGATGCGTATGTGAGCGGCGGTGGACGCTTACTTGTTCTCGTGGATCCCCAGTTTGTCGTCGGTGGGCCGCCCGTACGAAAGAGCCTGTTTACGTGGCTCGAACAGCGATTCGGAATTGTCGTCGGAGAAGACCTCATTATCTCGGATCCGAACGTGA
The window above is part of the Candidatus Hydrogenedentota bacterium genome. Proteins encoded here:
- a CDS encoding ABC transporter ATP-binding protein; amino-acid sequence: MIEAKNLTKLYGSIAAIRDVSFEVEQGEIIGFLGPNGAGKSTTMRILTGYTPATSGTARIAGFYIDDDPIEVKRRVGYMPESVPLYGEMLVDSYLTYVAEIKNVPRRQRRIEVDRVKDRCGLSDMGRRIIRNLSKGYRQRVGLAQALVGNPPVLILDEPTVGLDPRQIVDIRTMIKDLAEEHTVLLSTHILPEVSMLCERVLIINKGRIVAQDTMEHLTGGKRGKSLEDVFVEVVAKDEEAT
- a CDS encoding ABC transporter permease subunit, giving the protein MRNTWAVCKREFSSFFVTPVGYVVVATFAAISGAAFSGVFTGFCKITQSPNSYGYEGIPNFEELMLSPYLVFCGQLILFIGPLITMRLLAEERNRGTLELLLTHPLRDREIIFGKYLASLGIVLVLMMVVGVHMVLMARHTEVEPVVLVFGLLTVFLMSAAFMSLGLFVSSVTGNQITAGTLTFGLWFVSYILGTYGSDLPPDVSVPANWGQSIQLAANFFYHIFRQLVVQLPLDAHAQEMAQGALRPKDIAYYVLFSSFFLFLTFRSLEARRWRA
- a CDS encoding GldG family protein, whose translation is MRIARILAAAAAVLSLTFALNILVLQRDLFASRIITLLIVAGASGCLWIILSLVAMAGVSQKRKNIQALNGIIASAVFFAICVVLYAFANRWDRTWDLTQEGRAELAPQTVQVLKGLTQDVTVIGLFTKTDIRDLDIAREKTARFLERCQRLTNHLKVEFFDPQTERAKLEAMKLTYFDPNGTVVLKCGTRNKTIGLKLPNPKLEESDFTNALINVLRDSAPLVGFISGHGETELNTRDGAYFRALLDSEGYQFESVSIRTSGQGLSPSKYSALVIYGIAEGTGGDFSPEELQALDAYVSGGGRLLVLVDPQFVVGGPPVRKSLFTWLEQRFGIVVGEDLIISDPNVNKRLGEVTLLSDAAAVNQFGQINVPNVEFHGCFSQNSPITKGFDKFIDLMTARTVTLASKLPDRVAGDMILRTLPYAYAEKDLQSLAMRKMPVQDPRTEPLASLGVAVAVTMKTDTPTGDAGRTRDARLVVIGDSDFAKGDSMRNGGHLNFMLNCVAWLTEQEDIIAIRPHTKENQPIRLSESDEKILTWVSTMGVLQLVLLAGFCTYLVRRKYR